Part of the Nicotiana sylvestris chromosome 5, ASM39365v2, whole genome shotgun sequence genome is shown below.
GCCTACCGCTTGATTCCACTAAAGAAGGGTCATCCTTCAAAGCTGAAGTTGACTTGCATAGGAAAAGAACTCTCACAATACGCGAGCCATGTTCTGTTACCGAGATAGGTAGGAAACCAAAAAGATATAATTTTTACATGATACAGACTAAGTACAAAGACCCAGTTATACGTTCACATAGTCTTTGTATATACAAATATATGAATGCAAATGTGTGTTCTTTTTCATGACGCTACATAGATATCATTTTATAACTCTTTATATGTTTTGATACTATATTAGCCGATATATCTTCAGCTGCTGAGGCGGCTGCTGGGCTGACTGGTGGCTTTGGCAAAAGAAAGAATCTTACTGACCACTTCTTCGTGTTTGAACTTGGTAATTCGGAGGAAATATCTTGTTTAAATTTGAATACTCTCTTTTCTAAAATATTAATTATAACTATTTGTATATTAGGTTTAACATCTGCTGCAACCCATGAACGACATGATGCACAAACATTGGCTATCCCAAACAAAGGTTCGTCTCAACTAAATCTTATACCAACACCCACTACTAATTTCTTCTCAACAGTAATGGTATCATCTTCTAACACTGCTTAGATATCATTTTCTAACGCTTTATATGTTTTGATACTATATTAGCCGATATATCTTCATCTGCAGAGGCAACTGTTGGGTTGACTGGTGGCTCTGGCAAAGAAAAGAATCTTACTGACCACTTTTCCGTGTTTCAACTTGGTAAGTCGGAGGAAATACCTTGTTTAAATTTGAATATACTCTCTTCTAATATATTAagtataattatttgtatattAGGTTTAACGTTTGGTGCACCCTATGAACGACATTATCCACAGACATTGGCTATCCTCAACAAAGGTTCGTCACAACTAAATCTTATACCAACGCCCACTACTAATCTCTTCTTAATAGTAATGGTATAGTTGTTTCAACTAATATAAATAGGTTATAGATCAACAAGAATAGGTTTTGACGTAAACAACTGCCCAATAGTGCAAGTATTTTAAAAACGATACCAAACTGCAAATATTGTGGTGCAAAAAGATTTGAATA
Proteins encoded:
- the LOC104218736 gene encoding uncharacterized protein isoform X1 — protein: MIKRVESKSQCLPLDSTKEGSSFKAEVDLHRKRTLTIREPCSVTEIADISSAAEAAAGLTGGFGKRKNLTDHFFVFELGLTSAATHERHDAQTLAIPNKADISSSAEATVGLTGGSGKEKNLTDHFSVFQLGLTFGAPYERHYPQTLAILNKESCSRDY
- the LOC104218736 gene encoding uncharacterized protein isoform X2 — encoded protein: MIKRVESKSQCLPLDSTKEGSSFKAEVDLHRKRTLTIREPCSVTEIAAEAAAGLTGGFGKRKNLTDHFFVFELGLTSAATHERHDAQTLAIPNKADISSSAEATVGLTGGSGKEKNLTDHFSVFQLGLTFGAPYERHYPQTLAILNKESCSRDY
- the LOC104218736 gene encoding uncharacterized protein isoform X3, with protein sequence MIKRVESKSQCLPLDSTKEGSSFKAEVDLHRKRTLTIREPCSVTEIADISSAAEAAAGLTGGFGKRKNLTDHFFVFELGLTSAATHERHDAQTLAIPNKEATVGLTGGSGKEKNLTDHFSVFQLGLTFGAPYERHYPQTLAILNKESCSRDY